The following coding sequences are from one Triticum aestivum cultivar Chinese Spring chromosome 5A, IWGSC CS RefSeq v2.1, whole genome shotgun sequence window:
- the LOC123104608 gene encoding myb-related protein Hv1, with translation MGRSPCCEKAHTNKGAWTKEEDDRLTAYIKAHGEGCWRSLPKAAGLLRCGKSCRLRWINYLRPDLKRGNFSDEEDELIIKLHSLLGNKWSLIAGRLPGRTDNEIKNYWNTHIRRKLTSRGIDPVTHRAINSDHAASNITISFETAQRDDKGAVFRRGAEPTKVAAAAAAITHVDHHHHHRSNPQMDWGQGKPLKCPDLNLDLCISPPSHEDPMVDTKPVVKREAGVGVGVVGLCFSCSMGLPRSVECKCSSFMGLRTAMLDFRSIEMK, from the exons ATGGGGAGGTCGCCGTGCTGCGAGAAGGCGCACACCAACAAGGGCGCCTGGACCAAGGAGGAGGACGACCGGCTCACCGCCTACATCAAGGCGCACGGCGAGGGCTGCTGGCGCTCCCTGCCCAAGGCCGCGGGGTTGCTCCGCTGCGGCAAGAGCTGCCGCCTCCGCTGGATCAACTACCTCCGCCCCGACCTCAAGCGCGGCAACTTCAGCGATGAGGAGGACGAGCTCATCATCAAGCTCCACAGCCTCCTGGGCAACAA ATGGTCTCTGATAGCCGGGAGACTCCCAGGGAGGACGGACAACGAGATCAAGAACTACTGGAACACGCACATCAGGAGGAAGCTCACGAGCCGGGGGATCGACCCGGTGACCCACCGCGCGATCAACAGCGACCACGCCGCGTCCAACATCACCATATCCTTCGAGACGGCGCAGAGGGACGACAAGGGCGCCGTGTTCCGGCGAGGCGCCGAGCCCACCAAggtagcggcagcggcagcggcgatcACCCACGTGgaccaccatcaccatcaccgtAGCAACCCCCAGATGGACTGGGGCCAGGGGAAGCCACTCAAGTGCCCGGACCTGAACCTGGACCTGTGCATCAGCCCCCCGTCCCACGAGGACCCCATGGTGGACACCAAGCCCGTGGTGAAGAGGGAggccggcgtcggcgtcggcgtcgtgggcCTGTGCTTCAGCTGCAGCATGGGGCTCCCCAGGAGCGTGGAGTGCAAGTGCAGCAGCTTCATGGGGCTCCGGACCGCCATGCTCGACTTCAGAAGCATCGAGATGAAatga
- the LOC123104609 gene encoding protein POLLENLESS 3-LIKE 2, whose amino-acid sequence MMHHHHQLDQWLAGGVGGVGAVLRPTKSAPCSPVKPAAVSMLRTHSDSFHVAHKVPVGDTPYVRAKRVQLVDKDPEKAIALFWGAINAGDRVDSALKDMAIVMKQQNRAEEAIEAIKSLRVRCSDQAQESLDNILLDLYKRCGRLDDQISLLKHKLQLIHQGHAFNGKRTKTARSQGRKFQVTLEQEATRLLGNLGWALMQKENYTEAEGAYRRALVIGPDNNKMCNLGICLMKQGRVLEAKDVLKQVRPAGVDGLRGADSHLKAYERAQEMLRDLEVKLVGRPGWAGAIGDNLVDKKWLFDALMLGSSSSIWQPQPCIDHLLPPPAPQQPRDSFADENNAGPAAAAAAAGKKMAALQQQQQQQQQANLNIDAQPFYSHRMPPLAAKPLQNAPRQQQLPQQKPPAQMHHDPMGNLKRTRSGTAMDKAAAAAAAGEKTKEEQSSNKEADKNQDDTSNNGRRKSLTAEERWPELPDHSAFDEALVASVLAPVLADDENCNTGKPSAKAPLAPASCCDTSPAAVKEKVGKRLRIFQDITQTLNVL is encoded by the exons AtgatgcaccaccaccaccagctggACCAGTGGCTcgccggcggcgtcggcggcgtggGCGCGGTGCTCCGGCCGACCAAGTCCGCGCCCTGCTCCCCCGTCAAGCCGGCGGCGGTCTCCATGCTGCGGACGCACTCCGACTCCTTCCATGTGGCTCACAAGGTCCCCGTCGGCGACACGCCCTACGTCCGCGCCAAGCGCGTCCAG CTGGTGGACAAGGACCCGGAGAAGGCCATCGCGCTGTTCTGGGgcgcgatcaacgccggcgaccgcGTGGACAGCGCGCTCAAGGACATGGCCATCGTGATGAAGCAGCAGAACCGCGCCGAGGAGGCCATCGAGGCCATCAAGTCGCTCCGCGTCCGCTGCTCCGACCAGGCGCAGGAGTCGCTCGACAACATCCTCCTCGACCTCTACAAG AGGTGCGGGCGGCTGGACGACCAGATCTCGCTGCTCAAGCACAAGCTGCAGCTCATCCACCAGGGCCACGCCTTCAACGGCAAGCGCACCAAGACGGCCCGCTCCCAGGGCCGCAAGTTCCAGGTCACCCTCGAGCAGGAGGCCACCAGGCTCCTC GGCAACCTGGGGTGGGCGCTGATGCAGAAGGAGAACTACACGGAGGCGGAGGGGGCGTACCGGCGGGCGCTGGTCATCGGCCCGGACAACAACAAGATGTGCAACCTGGGGATCTGCCTCATGAAGCAGGGCCGGGTGCTGGAGGCCAAGGACGTGCTCAAGCAGGTGCGCCCCGCCGGCGTCGACGGCCTCCGCGGCGCCGACTCCCACCTCAAGGCCTACGAGCGCGCGCAGGAGATGCTCCGCGACCTCGAGGTCAAGCTCGTCGGCCGCCCCGGCTGGGCCGGCGCCATTGGCGACAACCTCGTCGACAAGAAGTGGCTCTTCGACGCGCTCATGCTCGGCTCCTCCTCCAGCATCTGGCAGCCGCAGCCCTGCATCGACCACCTGCTGCCCCCGCCGGCACCACAGCAGCCCCGCGACAGCTTCGCCGACGAGAAcaacgccggccccgccgccgccgccgcagccgcgggCAAGAAGATGGCCGctctgcagcagcagcaacagcagcagcagcaggccaaCCTCAACATCGACGCGCAGCCATTCTACTCGCACCGCATGCCGCCGCTGGCCGCCAAGCCACTGCAGAACGCACCGCGCCAGCAGCAGCTGCCGCAGCAGAAGCCTCCGGCGCAGATGCATCACGATCCCATGGGCAACCTGAAGAGGACGCGGTCCGGCACCGCCATGGACAAGGCCGCGGCCGCGGCGGCAGCCGGGGAGAAGACCAAggaggagcagagcagcaacaagGAGGCCGACAAGAACCAGGACGACACCAGCAACAACGGCCGGAGGAAGTCGCTCACCGCCGAGGagaggtggccggagctgccggacCACAGCGCGTTCGACGAGGCCCTGGTGGCGTCGGTCCTGGCCCCGGTCCTCGCCGACGACGAGAACTGCAACACCGGCAAGCCGTCAGCAAAGGCGCCTCTAGCTCCGGCGAGCTGCTGCGACACGAGCCCGGCGGCGGTGAAGGAGAAGGTGGGGAAGAGGCTGAGGATCTTCCAGGACATCACGCAGACGCTCAACGTGCTCTGA